The Desulfosporosinus acidiphilus SJ4 genome has a window encoding:
- a CDS encoding DMT family transporter, giving the protein MKAIFLGILASFFFAFTFVLNRAMNLSGGSWVWSAVLRYEFMVPPLLLIVIVRGNIKALLKDMVSKFWLWLGWSTVGFGLFYAPLCFAAAYGPAWLVASMWQITIVAGSLLAPLFYEVVSTDSGPQKIRAKVPIKGLWISLIILVGVTVIQFQQIQHLSVKEILLGVLPVIVAAFAYPLGNRKMMEACGSDLDTYQRVLGMTLASLPFWIIMSVFGYLNVGLPSYQQINQALIVALSSGVIATILFFTATDLSKGDLHKLAAVEATQSGEIIFSLLGEVFILRGNYPGIVSLFGIGLVILGMTLHSFRSGVPRKTRSVSS; this is encoded by the coding sequence TTGAAGGCCATTTTTCTGGGAATACTAGCTTCATTCTTTTTTGCATTTACCTTTGTGCTTAACCGGGCAATGAACCTTTCGGGAGGCAGTTGGGTTTGGAGCGCAGTTCTTCGTTATGAATTTATGGTACCGCCGCTGCTCTTAATTGTTATTGTTCGAGGGAATATAAAAGCTTTACTTAAAGATATGGTTAGTAAATTTTGGTTATGGCTTGGTTGGAGCACCGTCGGTTTTGGACTATTTTATGCGCCCTTATGTTTTGCTGCCGCCTATGGTCCCGCTTGGTTAGTGGCAAGTATGTGGCAAATTACCATTGTTGCGGGCTCTTTGCTTGCCCCCCTCTTTTATGAAGTTGTTTCCACAGATAGTGGACCTCAAAAGATACGAGCAAAAGTTCCCATAAAAGGGCTATGGATATCTTTAATCATACTTGTTGGCGTCACTGTTATACAATTTCAGCAAATTCAGCATCTATCAGTCAAGGAAATCTTATTGGGAGTTTTGCCCGTAATTGTAGCTGCCTTTGCTTATCCCTTAGGAAATAGAAAAATGATGGAAGCTTGCGGAAGTGACTTGGATACCTATCAAAGAGTTCTTGGTATGACTTTGGCAAGCCTTCCGTTTTGGATAATAATGTCCGTTTTTGGATATTTGAATGTTGGCCTTCCCAGCTATCAACAAATTAATCAAGCTTTGATTGTAGCTCTATCCTCCGGAGTTATAGCTACAATTCTCTTTTTTACGGCCACAGATCTCAGTAAAGGAGACCTTCATAAACTAGCTGCCGTTGAGGCAACACAGTCCGGTGAAATAATTTTTTCCCTTTTAGGAGAGGTATTTATTTTAAGGGGAAACTATCCCGGTATCGTATCATTATTCGGCATTGGGCTTGTGATTCTTGGAATGACGCTTCACAGTTTTAGGTCGGGAGTGCCTAGAAAAACCCGTTCAGTGTCCTCATAA
- a CDS encoding MarR family winged helix-turn-helix transcriptional regulator, producing MTELVSDNSSGPSKYVCYRLSRVMRKIYRFYESNLSPFGITPSQFYVLIVVWENDGLKFKDLAKRLEMDGSTLTSILDRMERQDLVERRDDPEDRRSLLVFLKEKARENILEITNLAEKMDQQIKGRFSNEDYAIFENVLERLFQD from the coding sequence ATGACAGAATTGGTCTCCGATAATTCAAGCGGTCCTTCCAAATACGTCTGTTATAGGCTTAGTCGAGTCATGAGAAAGATTTATCGTTTTTATGAAAGCAATCTTTCTCCTTTCGGAATAACCCCGTCACAGTTTTATGTCTTGATCGTTGTTTGGGAGAATGACGGACTTAAGTTTAAGGATTTAGCCAAACGTCTGGAAATGGATGGTTCGACTCTGACTTCCATCTTGGATCGCATGGAAAGGCAAGACCTTGTGGAAAGGAGGGACGATCCTGAAGACAGGCGCTCGCTCTTAGTTTTTTTAAAAGAAAAGGCTCGTGAGAACATTTTAGAAATTACCAATCTGGCAGAAAAAATGGATCAACAGATAAAAGGGCGGTTTTCCAACGAGGACTATGCTATTTTCGAAAATGTCCTGGAAAGGCTTTTTCAGGACTAA
- a CDS encoding YceG family protein: MEICQDDRMRLQQIEKLLLEMMTPLNERSGSKVFFYRIIGCDKQNELLTHASSLEKKIRSLDDYMIWDTVIPLSNDQKLIEKIKKVLDPVSLKDYNNGALLNVLEGKSFFSIVPDAMGLQRIREAFAIVLNLYMLNDQPKNINIAINFVTKMLLWFSDFGKLCSGKSLFNPKIFYWGSPKTHEVYFLIVMFLLGCDVLVINTAHDDRFEKVDQENHFCQELRLSEELPVTPFLTRKTSTEPVKKDSTAVQLKTTGVKKSLNIISKIAAEPSIVVKLKSSDNPFADVLIPLSKRSGYSSGQFPILPALFVRYIGVSVSSDDWEAEYYNNLYNLDRTLQYSGHYLRFEDGVPAPTPAESSLIPEEFAHITFENREDLLETILKAHILPQINVPVFNNTIKQSFVDTVTLFSERQPHLTPSILLNFSLKLVVWINRYIPRLLAKGNSTLYNGEGDIFNDSCFKILFYGSIKLHEVYLLIFFHRVGSDVLFVHPELEGDTAFASIDDKCTLTQLIKNSTGMSVSPFPLGERLIRKSTIAYNASREIEEVIYSEDVGLYKPWQFEHYLTQPITLKTTYDELKILWSEPAKIRAEFKVQNKKVYVPNLFAKINGVTEDLTSFWQDIKSFSLAPNTLMIKVLPFSKVNYTRQELYQADYLFNEEGYVDEEKVIKSQHYKFGYLRTSLQQFIIAKINELLFSNMLLLQIDERMKLKILMTILTMDDSLIKLIETFDFPQEIPKIIVYDRNKESFSEFDAITLAFLNLVGLDILILTPTKYNTLEQLIKPNLFDVFQLPVVKYDLNLPELQYIASSGHKQSFLSRFFNNDKS, from the coding sequence GTGGAGATATGTCAAGATGATCGAATGAGATTGCAGCAAATCGAGAAACTATTGCTCGAGATGATGACTCCCTTGAATGAACGAAGTGGGAGTAAAGTCTTTTTTTATCGAATTATAGGTTGCGACAAGCAAAATGAACTTTTAACTCATGCCAGTAGTTTGGAAAAGAAAATTAGATCTCTGGATGATTACATGATTTGGGATACAGTCATTCCCTTGAGTAATGACCAGAAGCTTATTGAAAAGATTAAAAAAGTTTTGGATCCTGTCTCCCTTAAAGATTACAATAATGGGGCCCTTCTTAATGTCCTGGAAGGAAAAAGCTTTTTCTCGATTGTGCCGGATGCTATGGGGCTTCAAAGGATAAGAGAAGCATTTGCTATTGTTCTTAATTTATATATGCTTAATGATCAACCCAAGAACATTAATATTGCCATAAATTTTGTTACTAAAATGCTTCTTTGGTTCTCGGATTTTGGCAAACTATGCTCTGGAAAAAGCCTGTTTAACCCGAAGATCTTTTACTGGGGAAGTCCAAAGACCCATGAGGTATATTTTCTCATCGTGATGTTCTTACTCGGCTGCGATGTCTTAGTGATCAATACGGCCCATGATGACAGGTTTGAAAAAGTCGATCAAGAAAATCATTTCTGTCAGGAGCTAAGGCTGTCTGAAGAACTACCTGTTACCCCCTTTTTAACGAGAAAGACAAGCACGGAACCTGTTAAAAAAGATAGCACAGCTGTCCAACTTAAAACTACGGGAGTTAAGAAATCTTTAAATATCATCTCTAAAATTGCAGCCGAACCGTCTATTGTTGTAAAATTGAAATCATCAGATAACCCTTTTGCAGATGTCCTTATTCCTTTATCGAAGCGCAGCGGATATAGTTCAGGACAGTTCCCAATTTTACCCGCCTTATTTGTGCGTTATATCGGAGTATCTGTCTCAAGTGATGATTGGGAGGCGGAATATTATAATAACCTTTATAACTTAGATCGAACACTGCAATATTCAGGTCACTATCTAAGATTTGAAGACGGAGTTCCCGCCCCAACTCCGGCGGAAAGTTCATTAATCCCGGAGGAGTTTGCCCATATTACCTTTGAGAATAGAGAGGATCTTTTAGAAACTATTCTTAAGGCTCATATCTTGCCGCAGATTAATGTTCCGGTCTTCAATAACACGATTAAACAATCATTTGTTGATACTGTGACCTTATTCTCGGAAAGACAGCCGCATCTCACGCCTTCGATTCTCTTAAACTTTTCTTTGAAGCTGGTTGTCTGGATTAATCGCTATATACCAAGGCTTTTAGCGAAAGGAAACTCCACGTTATATAACGGGGAGGGAGATATATTTAATGACTCTTGCTTTAAAATTCTTTTTTACGGCTCTATTAAACTCCATGAAGTTTATTTGTTGATTTTTTTCCATAGGGTAGGAAGTGATGTACTCTTTGTTCACCCTGAGTTAGAGGGCGATACTGCCTTTGCAAGTATCGATGATAAATGTACATTGACTCAACTGATAAAGAATTCAACGGGTATGTCCGTATCACCTTTTCCTCTTGGCGAACGATTAATACGTAAAAGTACGATTGCTTATAATGCTTCCAGAGAAATTGAAGAAGTAATCTATAGCGAAGATGTTGGTTTGTACAAACCTTGGCAATTCGAACATTACCTGACACAACCGATTACGCTAAAGACGACTTATGATGAACTGAAGATCCTTTGGTCAGAACCTGCCAAAATTAGGGCAGAATTCAAAGTCCAAAATAAAAAAGTCTATGTGCCCAATCTGTTTGCCAAGATTAATGGTGTTACTGAAGATTTGACCTCCTTTTGGCAAGATATAAAAAGCTTTTCGCTGGCTCCGAATACCTTAATGATCAAAGTCTTACCATTCAGCAAAGTTAATTATACAAGACAAGAGCTCTACCAAGCTGATTATTTATTTAATGAAGAGGGTTATGTTGATGAAGAAAAGGTTATAAAGAGTCAACATTATAAATTTGGGTATTTGAGAACTTCTTTGCAGCAGTTTATTATTGCCAAAATTAATGAACTGTTATTTTCAAATATGCTTTTATTGCAAATTGATGAGCGTATGAAGTTAAAGATTTTGATGACAATCTTAACAATGGATGATTCTCTGATAAAACTTATAGAAACGTTTGATTTTCCTCAAGAAATTCCTAAAATTATAGTTTATGATCGTAATAAGGAAAGTTTTTCGGAATTTGATGCTATCACCTTAGCTTTTTTAAATCTCGTGGGATTAGATATTCTCATCTTAACTCCTACAAAGTATAATACCCTTGAACAATTGATTAAACCGAACCTTTTCGATGTGTTTCAGTTGCCGGTAGTGAAATACGACCTTAATCTTCCCGAACTTCAATACATCGCTTCTTCAGGTCATAAACAGAGTTTCTTATCAAGATTTTTCAATAATGACAAGTCATGA
- a CDS encoding toxic anion resistance protein — translation MEIQGFTTTLTEDKSLVPAPIPEFNVEQTKNEIMTKVKESPEVRSIVRQINIEDVSSIMTFGKNTSEEVSRFADAILHSMQTTKVEDSGELLLQLNKIMDKFDIKDFEEKSPGFLSKVFSKAKNSVEALFHKYNSMGDEVDKVFVTLKQYEAEINTANKHLEDMFIRNTEYYEQLGQYIYAGQVVLEELKNNIIPAAQATANQTGNQLDQIKVNNLLQVQEIIEQRIYDLQLAENVAVQSMPTIKSIEYGNYNLIRKINSAFVITMPIFKQCLVQAIMLKRQSVQAKAMSALDEKTNELLLRNAENTALQSKMVAKLASGSAVSIETLEKSWQTIVRGIEETKAIQDEMRQKRIDGTKRLEVLKQEFINRGIIR, via the coding sequence ATGGAAATACAAGGCTTCACAACCACATTGACTGAAGACAAAAGTTTAGTCCCGGCACCTATTCCTGAGTTTAATGTTGAACAAACAAAAAATGAAATCATGACTAAAGTAAAGGAAAGCCCGGAAGTACGCAGTATTGTTCGCCAGATAAACATTGAGGATGTAAGTTCAATTATGACCTTTGGCAAGAATACATCTGAAGAAGTTTCAAGATTTGCAGATGCTATCTTACATTCCATGCAGACAACTAAGGTTGAGGATTCGGGAGAGCTCTTGCTTCAATTAAATAAAATCATGGACAAGTTTGATATTAAGGACTTCGAAGAAAAGTCACCGGGATTTTTGTCAAAAGTGTTTTCTAAAGCTAAAAATTCCGTCGAAGCTTTGTTCCATAAATATAACTCCATGGGAGATGAGGTGGATAAAGTCTTTGTAACGTTAAAACAATACGAAGCAGAGATCAATACTGCCAATAAACATTTAGAGGACATGTTTATTAGAAATACAGAGTATTATGAACAGTTAGGGCAATATATTTATGCCGGACAAGTAGTTTTGGAAGAGCTGAAAAATAATATCATTCCTGCTGCGCAAGCAACAGCCAATCAAACAGGTAACCAGCTTGACCAAATTAAAGTCAATAATTTATTGCAAGTTCAAGAGATTATAGAGCAGAGGATTTATGATTTGCAATTGGCTGAAAATGTTGCCGTACAAAGTATGCCAACCATTAAATCTATAGAGTATGGTAATTACAATCTCATCCGTAAGATAAACTCGGCGTTTGTTATTACGATGCCGATATTTAAACAATGTTTAGTTCAGGCAATTATGTTAAAGCGACAATCTGTTCAAGCTAAAGCTATGAGTGCCCTGGATGAAAAGACCAATGAACTCCTGCTCCGCAATGCGGAAAATACGGCTTTGCAATCTAAAATGGTGGCAAAACTGGCTTCGGGGAGTGCCGTTAGTATAGAGACCTTAGAAAAATCCTGGCAAACCATTGTTCGAGGAATTGAAGAAACGAAAGCTATCCAAGATGAAATGCGTCAAAAGCGTATCGATGGAACAAAACGCTTAGAAGTACTAAAACAAGAATTTATTAATCGGGGGATAATCCGCTAA
- a CDS encoding FAD-dependent oxidoreductase: protein MSLLFSPARIGTLQLSNRLVMTPMHLGYSPDGEVTERLIEYYRSRARGGVGLIIVGGCGIDKIGNAFGMTQLDDDRYIPGLRQLVDAVHEEGAKIVPQLYQAGRYAHSAHTGQPSVAPSPIPSRLTGQVPQELSQEKISEIIASYVSAAKRAQKAGFDGVEILASAGYLISQFLSPLTNQRTDRYGGDLQARMTFGLEVVDAVRSAVGPDYPIIVRVAGNDFMPGSHTNTESRAFCQALEKAGVNALNVTGGWHETPVPQLTMNVPPGAFAYLASGIKHAVSIPVIACNRINTPELAERILQEGKADFIGMARQLMADPDLPKKAMQGRTETIRPCIGCNQGCLDNVFRLKPVACLVNAEAGREAELGGLIPTSSPQKLLVIGAGAAGLEYARVSSLRGHHVTVWEETREPGGQLSLAAAPPGRKDFLYLGKYLETVCLQQGVRITYDVKATPEKIMEEINKGTFDKVIIATGSCPISPSIPNRGNMKILQAWDVLAGVETSGQNIIIVGGGAVGVETALYLAEARTLDSETLRFLMLQHAESDKELYHLLTQSNRKITILEMAKGIGRDIGPSTRWSMLADLKRYGVKALDQTKVLEITADGVIAESAGIQNLIPADTVIFAVGSRSQNELYLALKGKIENLKLIGDAVNPRKALDAIHNAYEEARTE, encoded by the coding sequence ATGTCCCTCTTGTTTTCTCCTGCCCGAATCGGAACTCTTCAATTATCTAATCGTCTAGTCATGACTCCAATGCATTTGGGGTACAGCCCCGATGGTGAAGTGACTGAACGGCTGATCGAGTATTATCGGAGTCGTGCCCGTGGTGGCGTTGGGCTTATCATTGTCGGCGGCTGTGGTATTGATAAGATCGGGAACGCCTTTGGGATGACTCAACTTGATGACGATCGTTACATACCTGGATTGCGCCAGTTAGTCGATGCTGTCCATGAAGAAGGGGCAAAAATTGTGCCTCAGCTTTACCAAGCAGGACGATATGCTCATTCCGCGCATACCGGTCAGCCTTCCGTTGCTCCTTCTCCGATACCATCCCGGTTAACCGGCCAGGTTCCTCAAGAACTTTCCCAGGAGAAAATATCCGAGATCATTGCCTCTTATGTCAGCGCGGCTAAACGCGCACAGAAAGCAGGTTTTGACGGGGTTGAAATATTGGCCAGTGCCGGTTACCTGATATCACAGTTTCTTTCTCCTCTAACCAATCAGCGCACAGATCGCTATGGCGGGGACCTTCAGGCTCGGATGACCTTCGGTTTAGAAGTCGTTGATGCTGTACGCAGTGCTGTTGGTCCGGATTATCCTATCATTGTTCGGGTCGCAGGGAATGACTTTATGCCTGGCAGTCATACCAATACCGAGTCCAGGGCCTTTTGTCAGGCCTTGGAAAAGGCTGGAGTAAATGCCCTCAATGTCACTGGCGGCTGGCATGAAACACCGGTGCCTCAACTCACCATGAATGTTCCTCCCGGAGCCTTTGCATACTTAGCTTCCGGAATTAAGCACGCTGTCTCGATTCCTGTCATCGCTTGCAACCGCATTAATACTCCGGAACTTGCTGAGAGGATCCTGCAAGAGGGAAAAGCGGATTTCATTGGCATGGCCCGTCAGCTTATGGCTGATCCGGATCTTCCCAAGAAAGCCATGCAGGGCAGGACCGAAACAATCCGTCCCTGCATCGGCTGCAATCAGGGCTGCCTTGATAATGTGTTCCGTTTAAAACCTGTTGCCTGTTTAGTTAATGCTGAAGCCGGACGTGAAGCAGAGTTAGGGGGATTGATTCCGACTTCAAGCCCCCAAAAATTACTTGTGATCGGAGCCGGGGCTGCCGGATTAGAATATGCCCGAGTCTCAAGTTTACGCGGACATCATGTCACAGTCTGGGAAGAAACCCGTGAACCGGGAGGACAATTGAGCTTGGCAGCTGCCCCACCGGGACGTAAAGATTTCCTTTATCTTGGCAAATATTTAGAAACAGTCTGCCTGCAGCAGGGTGTAAGAATTACTTATGATGTAAAGGCAACTCCGGAAAAGATCATGGAAGAAATCAATAAAGGAACCTTCGACAAAGTCATTATTGCCACGGGGTCTTGTCCAATAAGTCCCTCGATACCGAATCGCGGAAATATGAAGATTCTTCAGGCATGGGATGTCTTGGCGGGTGTCGAGACTTCCGGACAAAACATTATTATCGTTGGCGGCGGAGCAGTTGGCGTGGAAACGGCTCTATATTTAGCGGAAGCAAGAACTCTGGACAGTGAGACGCTGCGTTTTCTGATGCTGCAGCATGCGGAGTCTGATAAAGAACTCTATCACTTGCTGACTCAAAGTAACAGGAAAATAACTATATTAGAGATGGCTAAGGGAATCGGCAGAGATATCGGCCCAAGTACTCGCTGGTCAATGTTAGCCGATTTAAAACGTTATGGTGTTAAAGCTCTGGATCAAACAAAGGTTTTAGAGATAACTGCCGATGGAGTTATCGCAGAAAGTGCAGGAATACAA
- a CDS encoding TIGR02328 family protein, translating to MRLWHQALLPLLPRAQILGQHRECCALRGKGWGKKHSTVNYVFTHSYKKLVDYHFLVLKEMEHRGYTPDPKWYSPEYRGKNIGPWPNLLIKEASQLDNTTIFPEHNKDYLEECIANLRQKGIDLKVPFPGDSCSS from the coding sequence GTGCGTCTTTGGCATCAGGCTCTCTTACCATTATTGCCCAGGGCCCAAATCCTCGGTCAGCATCGTGAATGCTGCGCTTTACGGGGAAAGGGGTGGGGAAAAAAACATTCCACTGTCAATTATGTGTTTACGCATAGTTACAAAAAGCTTGTCGACTATCATTTTCTTGTTCTAAAGGAAATGGAACACCGGGGTTACACCCCTGATCCCAAATGGTATAGTCCTGAATATCGGGGAAAAAATATTGGGCCGTGGCCTAACCTGTTAATAAAGGAAGCGAGCCAATTAGACAATACAACTATCTTTCCGGAACACAACAAGGACTATTTAGAAGAATGTATCGCGAATCTCAGGCAAAAAGGGATAGACCTTAAAGTGCCTTTCCCTGGTGATTCTTGTTCTTCATGA
- a CDS encoding arsenate reductase family protein, producing MNVQIFGVKKCFDTKKAERYFKERKIRYQFIDLTQFSLSKGELQSVKSALGLNNLINCDAKEYKSLNMDRIISPQGREDLLLKNPSLYKTPIVRNGKFATVGYKPEIWTTWE from the coding sequence ATGAATGTACAAATCTTTGGAGTTAAAAAATGTTTTGACACCAAAAAGGCTGAGCGCTATTTTAAAGAGAGAAAAATCAGGTATCAATTCATCGATTTAACCCAATTTAGTTTAAGCAAAGGAGAATTACAAAGTGTTAAGTCTGCGCTTGGTCTAAATAATCTAATAAATTGTGACGCTAAAGAGTATAAATCTCTAAATATGGATAGAATTATATCTCCGCAAGGCAGAGAGGATCTACTGTTAAAAAATCCGAGTCTGTATAAAACCCCCATCGTGCGAAATGGGAAATTTGCGACGGTTGGGTACAAACCGGAGATATGGACAACCTGGGAATAG